The sequence TGCCCGGCTTGCGGCGGCTTTGATGAGTATTCCTTCGGTGAAGGGGGTGGAGGTCGGCCTGGGCTTCCGGGGCGCCGCGCTTCCCGGATCTGCCTACCACGATGCCATCTGCTACACCCCGGAAGAAGGTTTTTACCGCCCCACCAACCATGCCGGGGGGCTCGAGGGGGGGATGACCAACGGAGCGCCGCTGGTTTTGCGTGCGGCGGTAAAGCCGGTTCCCACTCTGCGCACCCCGCTCCCGAGCGTGGACCTTTTGACAAAAAAGCCGGTGGAGGCTGCCTTCGAGCGGAGCGATGTTTGTGTGGTGCCTGCCGCCGCGGTGGTGGGTGAGGCTGTGGTGGCGTGGGTTCTGGCCTCCGCCGTTCTGGAGAAGTTCGGGGGAGACACGCTGGAAGAGGTCAGGACGCGCTGGGAGGAATACCTGAGCTACATCAGGCAGGCTTGAGGGGCGATGGAAATTTGAAGAAGGAAAATATTGTCTTGACGGGGTTTATGGGGACGGGAAAAACGGCGGTGGGAAGGCTCCTTGCCGCCCGCTTAGGTCTGGATTTTATTGACACCGATCGGGAAATTGTAGAGGCAACCGGCCTTCCAATTCCTGAAATTTTCCGGAGGTACGGAGAGAAGCGTTTCCGCGCGGAAGAGCGCCTCGTGGTGCAGAAGGTCTCAGAGCGCAGCCGCTGTGTGATCGCGACCGGGGGCGGAGTTGTTTTGGACCCTGAAAACATGGAAAGACTGCGGAGAAAGGGTCTCATTATTCTTCTGGAGGCGGAGCCTGCGGTGATTGCCCGGCGTGTTCGCCACCACTCAGGGCGGCCTCTTTTAAAAAGGGGAGATGATTTAATTGCCCGGATCGAGAGTCTCCTGGAAGCACGGGCGCCTTTTTACGAAAACCACGATTTTAAAATCGATACTTCAAATCTCAGTTTGGAGCAGGTGGTCAAGGCCATCATTTCTTTTTTAAAAAAACAGGGATGGGAGTTCAAGGGGGAAACGTACGATGGGAACCCTGCAGGTTAACCTGGGGGCGCGCAGCTATCCGATTTTGATAGGCTCTTCTATTCTGCCGGAACTGGGCCGGTATCTGGTCCCCCTGCACCTTTCTCCCCGCATCTTTGTGGTGACGAATGAGATCGTGGGTGGGATCTACGGAAAGCAGGTGCGTGATGCCCTTGCGAAAGCCGGTTTTGAAGTAGTCTATCACGAGCTGCCGGATGGGGAAGAATACAAATCGCTCGATTCTGCCTCCCTGCTTTACACCTGCGCCCTGAAGGGGGGCGTTGAGCGGCAGAGCGCCCTGGTCGCGCTGGGCGGCGGCGTAATCGGGGATCTGGCCGGGTTTGTGGCAGCTACATTCTTGCGCGGCATTCCGCTCGTTCAGGTGCCGACAACTTTGCTGGCTCAGGTTGACAGTTCGGTAGGAGGAAAGGTTGCCGTCAACCACCCGAAGGGAAAAAATATGATCGGCTGTTTTTATCAGCCCCTCCTGGTTTTCACCGATGTCGCCACCTTGCGAACCCTTCCCCTGCGGGAATTGCGGGCGGGGCTGGCAGAGGTGATCAAGTACGGTGTCATTTGGGATGAAGGATTTTTTTACTTTCTGGAGGAAAATCTGGATCGGGTCTTAGCCTGCGACCAGGAGGTTTTGGTTGAAATTATCAAGCAGGCATGTGCAATCAAGGCGAAGATCGTTGAAAAAGACGAAAGGGAATTGGGGCTGCGGGCTATCTTGAATTTCGGCCACACCGTAGGGCATGCCCTGGAAACCCTGACCGACTACCGTGTCTACCGGCATGGTGAGGCCGTGAGCATCGGAATGGTTGCTGCGGCAACCCTGGCGGTAAAAAAGGGCGTTATGGATCCGGGTGACCGGGAGCGCCTCATCGCCCTTTTAGAGCGGGCAGGGCTGCCGACGCGCCTTCCTTTTGACGCCGGGGAAATTCTTGCAATCTTGCCCCGGGACAAAAAGGTATACCACGGAAAGCTGCGCTTTGTCCTTCCTCTTGGCCTGGGTCAGGTGGATATCTTTTCGGATCTTGAGCCGGAAGAAATCAGGACTGCCCTCGAGGAATGCCGTGAAAAAGGAAGGGATGGATTGTGAGTCAGCCGGATGGCCTGGAACTGCTGCGCCTCACCGCGCGCCGGGGGGCCTCTGATTTGCATTTGACTGTAGGGATTCCTCCCGTCCTTCGCCTCAACGGCTATCTTGTTCCCCTGGAATTCCCCCCGCTCACCGTGCCGGATACGGAAAAGATTGCGCGCTCCCTTTTAACCGAGGAGCAGTGGAAGCGCTTCATCAGCGAAGGAGAAATCGATCTCGCCTATTCTCTGCCCGGGGTGAGCCGCTTCCGCGTTAATGCTTACAGGCAGCGGGGATCCTGCGCCCTTGCAATCCGGGTTGTCCCCACAAGGGTTCCCACTTTTGAGGAACTGGGCTTGCCGGAGGTTGTTAAAAGCCTGGCGCGGCGCCCGAAGGGATTGATCCTGGTGACCGGACCAACGGGGAGCGGAAAAACGACAACTCTTGCTGCCATGATCGATTTGATAAACAACGAGCGCCATTGCCACATCATTACCCTCGAGGACCCCATTGAATACATCCACCAGCACCGGAAGAGCATCGTGAACCAGCGGGAAATTGGAGCAGATACGGCATCCTTCGCCAGCGGCCTCCGTGCAGCCCTGCGCCAGGATCCGGACGTGATCCTTGTTGGGGAAATGAGGGATCTGGAAACCATTGCCACCGCCATTACTGCTGCCGAGACCGGGCACCTGGTTCTTTCCACCCTTCACACCGTTGATGCCACCCAGACCGTAGACCGGATCATCGATGTTTTCCCTCCCCACCAGCAGCAGCAGATTCGCATCCAGCTTGCGGCGACTTTACAAGGGGTCATCGCCCAGCAGCTGCTTCCCCGTGCCGACGGGAAGGGGCGCGTGCTCGCCCTGGAGCTCATGGTCGCCACTCCCGCGGTGAAAAATCTGATCCGGGAGGGAAAGACCCACCAGCTGATCTCCACCATCCAGACGGGAGGGAAGTACGGGATGCAGACCCTCGAGAGTTCCCTGCGCCGTCTTTGCGAATCAGGTCTCATTACCAGGGAAGACATGATGGCCCATCTGCCGGATATCAATACCTACCAGAGGGGTCTCCATACCTATACCTGAATCCAGAGGTGAGGAAAATGCATTCCAGACCGTCTTTTCCCTCGCACCCTGCGGAACCGGTTCGCAGGGCGGAGATGACGCTCAGGCTTTCCGAGTTTGAGGTTCCGCCCATGCAGGACCTGCTGCTGGTGGGGAAGAAGGCCCCCATTGGCCCGGAGGCTGTGAGGCGGATGGTGGACGCGGTCTCGCCCCAGCAGTACGAGATCGTTCACATTGAGCACGACATTTTTGAGGCGGTAGTTTTGAAGAAGTCTTTGCTGAAGTTCCTCCCGCGGGAGAAGCTGCTGGCCATCGTTTTGGAGGAGGGGGCCCGCTTGGCGACTGAGAATACTGTTGTGAAGGCCCAGGTCAACATTGTTGTCCAGGTGAATCGGGCGGTGGATCTATGAAATTAACCGTCGGCGAGATCATGACCGGAGAGCTTGTGACGGTTAGTCCTGACGACAGCGTGGACCAGGCTGCTGCCTTGATGAGCAGGTTTAAGGTAGGCGGTCTTCCCGTGGTCGACGGGGAGCAGCTCGTCGGAATCATCACCTCGCGGGATGTGAGGCGCTCCCACCCCAACAGGCTGGTGGCCGATGCCATGAACAGGAAGGTGATTTCGGTGCCTCCGGAATGCTCGCTTTGGGAGGCCAAGGAGCTCCTGGACTCCCATGGGATCGAGCGCCTCGTCGTGGCAAAGGAGGGCCGACTGGTCGGGGTGGTGACGAAGTCCCAGCTTTATGCTGAACTGGCAAAGCACGTGGACACCCTGACAGGTCTCAACAAGGCGGAGTTCCTGCAGGGGAAGGCTTGGGAGCTGCTGCAGGAGGGAAGAGAGATCGCGGTCATTTTCCTCGACCTCGACGACTTCGGGATGATCAACAAAGAGCACGGGCACGTTTTTGGGGACGAGGTGCTGCAGAAAGTGGCCCAGATTCTGAAAGGCGTGATAGGTGATGTTGATTATCTCTGCCGCTACGCCGGGGACGAGTTTGTAATCCTTACCACGAGGCCTCTGGAAGAAGCGAAGAGGCTTGCCTTCCGGATGGTGGAGGCGCTCGAAAAGGTGGAGTGGCCAGGCGGTGTCAAAGTGACGATATCCGGCGGT comes from Bacillota bacterium and encodes:
- a CDS encoding shikimate kinase, whose product is MGTGKTAVGRLLAARLGLDFIDTDREIVEATGLPIPEIFRRYGEKRFRAEERLVVQKVSERSRCVIATGGGVVLDPENMERLRRKGLIILLEAEPAVIARRVRHHSGRPLLKRGDDLIARIESLLEARAPFYENHDFKIDTSNLSLEQVVKAIISFLKKQGWEFKGETYDGNPAG
- a CDS encoding 3-dehydroquinate synthase, producing the protein MGTLQVNLGARSYPILIGSSILPELGRYLVPLHLSPRIFVVTNEIVGGIYGKQVRDALAKAGFEVVYHELPDGEEYKSLDSASLLYTCALKGGVERQSALVALGGGVIGDLAGFVAATFLRGIPLVQVPTTLLAQVDSSVGGKVAVNHPKGKNMIGCFYQPLLVFTDVATLRTLPLRELRAGLAEVIKYGVIWDEGFFYFLEENLDRVLACDQEVLVEIIKQACAIKAKIVEKDERELGLRAILNFGHTVGHALETLTDYRVYRHGEAVSIGMVAAATLAVKKGVMDPGDRERLIALLERAGLPTRLPFDAGEILAILPRDKKVYHGKLRFVLPLGLGQVDIFSDLEPEEIRTALEECREKGRDGL
- a CDS encoding type IV pilus twitching motility protein PilT, coding for MSQPDGLELLRLTARRGASDLHLTVGIPPVLRLNGYLVPLEFPPLTVPDTEKIARSLLTEEQWKRFISEGEIDLAYSLPGVSRFRVNAYRQRGSCALAIRVVPTRVPTFEELGLPEVVKSLARRPKGLILVTGPTGSGKTTTLAAMIDLINNERHCHIITLEDPIEYIHQHRKSIVNQREIGADTASFASGLRAALRQDPDVILVGEMRDLETIATAITAAETGHLVLSTLHTVDATQTVDRIIDVFPPHQQQQIRIQLAATLQGVIAQQLLPRADGKGRVLALELMVATPAVKNLIREGKTHQLISTIQTGGKYGMQTLESSLRRLCESGLITREDMMAHLPDINTYQRGLHTYT
- a CDS encoding CBS domain-containing protein produces the protein MKLTVGEIMTGELVTVSPDDSVDQAAALMSRFKVGGLPVVDGEQLVGIITSRDVRRSHPNRLVADAMNRKVISVPPECSLWEAKELLDSHGIERLVVAKEGRLVGVVTKSQLYAELAKHVDTLTGLNKAEFLQGKAWELLQEGREIAVIFLDLDDFGMINKEHGHVFGDEVLQKVAQILKGVIGDVDYLCRYAGDEFVILTTRPLEEAKRLAFRMVEALEKVEWPGGVKVTISGGVAGGRRRFTRTGGRGASFRDLLNMASLASTRAKKEKKRVVVAGQVELKERV